The DNA window TGCAGATCAAGGACTTTCATGCATCTGGGAATCGACTTCGGCACCAGCTATTCCGCCGCCGCCGCCATTCGCGAGGGACAGTTGCACAGCATCCGCTTCGGCGAGGCGCAGCAATTCCGCACCGCGGCGTTCTTTCCGGAAAACGTGCCGGACCCGAATGACTTCGTGCTGACCCCGGCACTGGAAGCTCAACTGGAGAGTCTGCTGCGCTCGGGCATGCGGCGCCAGGACGGACTGCGCATCGTGCGCCGGCAATGGATGGAAGAACAGTCGCGTCAGGGTGAAGCCGTCTCGGTCGGCAGCCTCAAGCATGCCCTGTTCGGCGATGCGGCCATCGAGGCCTACCTGCTGGAAGGTACCGGCCATCTGATCGAATCGCCGAAGTCGATGCTGGGCTACCGGCTGGATCCGCGGGTGCGCCAGACCATCGTCAGCATTGCCACCCACATTCTGGAACATATACGCCTGACCGCCAGCCGCCAGCTGGACACCGCGATCCGCAGCGCGGTGATCGGCCGGCCGGTGGAATTCCGCAGCTCGATGGGTGCAGACGGTGGTGAACAGGCGCTGGGCATTCTGCGCGAAGCGGCTACCCAGGCGGGCTTCGACAGCATCCGGTTCGTCGAGGAACCGGCCGCGGCAGCCATGCATTACCACCAGAGTCTGGACACTCGCCAGCGGGCCCTGATCGTGGATATCGGAGGCGGCACCACCGATGTGGCCTATGCCGAACTGGGCGGCGACGAGCCGGCCCGTATCCTGCGCAGCTGGGGCCTGGCCCGCGGCGGCACCGATCTGGACAGCGGCATCAGCCTGCGCCGGTTCATGCCCTTGATGGGGTCCGAAGTTCAGGCCATCCCGGCCCACCATTATGTCGCCGCCGCCAGCGTCCACAATCTGCCCAAGCAGCGCGAGTTCCGCCAACAGGATTACCGGCGCGTCGAGGCCCCCTACGGCCCGCGCCTGCGGGCCTTGCAGGAACTGGGCGCCACCACCCGCCTCAACCGCCGTGCCGAGGAGACCAAGATCGGGCTCAGTTCGGAGACCGAGCATGGCGTCCATCTCGGCTTTCTGGAACCTGGCCTGGATGCGCGCGTCGACACGACCGAATTTGCCGCCTCGGCGGAAGACTTTCTGGGCCGCATGCGGCGACTGCTTGAGCAGGTCAGCCAGGAATGGCCGGCCCCGCCGGCCAGCATCTTCCTGACCGGCGGCAGCTCGCGTTCACCCCTGCTGCAGCAACTGGTGGCCGGGCAGTTCCCCGGCATTCCGCTGGTCAAGGGCGACCCCTCGCTGGGCGTGGTCAGCGGCCTGGCGGCAGCCCCCGTGATCGCGGACTGAGCCTTGCTCACCCTGCAGCCGTGTCAGGACTTTCTGCGGCGTGAAAGCCTGCTGGTGGGCTTCGCCCTGCTGGCCGCGATACTGCAAGGCACAGACCCCGTTTCATGGGCACAGCTGGTTGCCTGGTCACGACCGCCGACCCTGGTCGGACTGCTGGGCCTGATGCTGGCGATCCAGGGCATTCGCGACAGCGGCCTGATTCCAGCCCTGGCCCACCGCCTGATCCGCGGCATTCCTTCACGGCGCGGCCTGGGCATGGCGCTGGTGCTGAGCAGTGCTTTGGCTTCCATGCTGCTGACCAACGATGTCAGCCTGTTCCTGCTGATCCCCCTCAGTCTGGTACTGGCCGGACCGACCGGCCTGCCAGTCTGGCGACTGGTCAGCCTGGAAGCGCTGGCCGTCAATGCGGGCTCCGCCCTGAGCCCGGTCGGCAATCCGCAGAACCTGCTGCTGTTGCAGCAGTCAGGCCTGAGTCTGGGCCGTTTCAGCCTGGGACTGCTGCCCTCGGGACTGGCGATGCTGACCCTGGTCATGGTCTTCAGTGGCTGCTGGCTGCCGGGCGGCCGGGTCCCGCCGATGCCGGCAGACATCGCACCTCAGGCAGTCCATCGCCCCATGGCCGGAAGCTCGCTGCTGGCCCTCGCCGGGATGGTGCTGAGCCTGGCCAGCGGCCATCCCGGCTGGGGTTGCGGGCTGATCCTGCTGGCGACACTGCTGCTGGCTCCGCGTCTGGCGATCCGGATCGACTGGCTGCTGCTGGCCAGCTTTCTCGCAATTTTTGTTGCCCTGGGTCATGCCGCGGCCCTGCCCCCGGTACATGCCCTGCTGGCCCGACTGGATCTGCAGCAACCGCTGACCCTGTACCTCAGCGGCATTGTCGCCTCCCAGCTGATCAGCAATGTGCCTGCCGCCGTGCTGTTGCTGAGCCGCCATCCTGACCCGACCGCACTGGCAGTGGCGGTCAATGTCGGTGGCTTCGGGTTCGGCATCGGCTCGATGGCCAATCTGATCGCCTGGCGGATCGCCGGGGTCAAGGGCGGTCTGGGCCGCTTCCACAAGGTCTCGATTCCCTTTCTGCTGGTCACCGCCCCCATCGTCTATGGCCTGCAGCAGGTGTGGCACCCGCACTAGACGGCCACGGCTCGATACCCGCCCGATGCCTCAGCGACTCGGCGGCACCGACACCTTGCCGCCGATGTCATGATGCCTGACCTCGCCAGAACCGACCGCGCGCACCACCAGATCGCCAGTGATCCGGTCGGCCGTCACATCGCCCGAGCCGATGCTGCCCACCTGAACATGGCCCTTCACGTCCTGGACATCGAGATCGCCGGAACCGATGCTCCCGACCTGTACCGCCCCACCCAGTCCGCGTAGACGGACATCACCTGACCCCACCTGACCGAGACTGAATCCCCCCGCCGCATCGGACACGACAAGGCTGCCGGAGCCGGCACTGCGCACATCGACCGCACCATGGATCGCCGTGGCCGTGAGATCGCCGGAACCCAGCTGACTGATATGCAAGGCCGCCACGTCACGGATCTGCAGGTTGCCGGAGCCGGCCGCGGCCGTGACCGGACCGTGGATGCCCCGGACCGAGGCATCGCCCGAGCCGGTGCTCAGGTCCAGCGGACCACCGAGATCGCTGATCGCCAGATCGCCCGAACCGCTGGTGATCTGCAACGCGCCCAGATGGCTGATCCGCACGTCACCGGATCCCGTATCTACCTTAAGCGCCACGCCGGCCGGCAGCGACAGCTGCAAGGTCTGATAGGCATAGTGGCGGCTGAAAAAGGACATGGACACATGAGGGCCGGACTTGCCGACCTGCAGCACCAACGTGCTGCCTTCACGATGCGGCGTTATCTTGAGACGGGCCAGACCATCTGCATCACTGGCACAGGCTTCGCCCTGCAGCTGCAGGCCGCTGCCCCCTTGATGACCGGTGAGATCGAGGTCGGTTTCCAGCTGGCGCAGCTCGACGACACGAATCCCGTCCAAATCCTGCTGCAGGGCAACCGGCGCATTGACGGCACAGGATCGGGAGGAGGCGAATGCCACCGGCAAGGCCAGTCCCAGCAGCGTGGCGGTGGCGAACAGCATGGTGCGCATGGTTTTACCCCTGTGGCTGATTGAATGAATATGAACCTGAGATGCCGCCGGCAGGCAAACGGTTGCAATCGAGGTCAACCAGCCCATCTATCGCACGTTTTCGCTATACGACACACCGTTGCCCGCGACCGAAGGAGAACAGGTTCCCATGATCCGCCCCCGACTGACACTTGCACTCTGCACGCTGGCGCTCGCCGTGGCCAGCACCGCCAGCCTGGCCCAAAATACAGCCGGGCCTGTCACAGCTCCCGCGCCGCGACCCGGCGTGCCGCACTTCGATCATCCCGGCTTCGGACCGCCCGGGTTCGAGCGCCAAGGCTTCGGCCCTGAATGGGGGGTGCTGCAGACGCTGAACGAACTGCAGAGGCTGTATGTCGAATCAGGGCGTGCCGGCGAGCTGCCCGCACTTTACAACGAAGTGCTGGGCAAGACCCGCAACCCCAGGCTACGGCAGGCGCTGTACCAGCGTCTGGCCCAGGCCCAGCTCCGCCCCACCCACGTCGATGCGGCTATCGCCACCTTGCGCAAAAGCCTGAATGAAAGCCTGGCCGATGAGGCCCGCATGGCGGCCGAGCACCGTCATCCCGGACCGCAGGGCCCGGCACTGCAGGCTCCGCCTCCGCCTCACCCCTGAGTTACAGATCAATCGTCTGTCGGCACCACGCCGGCAGACGAGGCCTGCGGCACCGACTGTTTGGCCTGCAGCCACAATGCCTGCAACTGCTCGCGCTCCAGTCCGGCAAGGCCTTCGGGCCGGTCGGCGCTGGCCTCCATCTGCCGGAAACGGGCCTCGAATTTTCGATTGGCTCCGCGCATGGCCCGGGCCAGATCAATGCCGCCATGACGGGCCAGACTGATCACCGCGAACAGCACATCGCCCAGCTCGTCCTCCAGCCGTGCGGAGGATGAGCCCTCGTCCAGCTCGGCGCGCACCTCGGCCACCTCTTCTTCCAGCTTGGCCATGGCCTGCTGCGGACTCTGCCAGTCGAAACCGACCCGCGCCGCTTTTTTCTGCAGCTTCTGTGCCCGCATCCAGCCAGGCATGCCATGGGATACCCCGGCCAGAGCGCTGCGATCAGCATGACTTCGACCCGGCTCCTGCGCTTTCAACGCCTCCCAGTCCGGCAAGGTCCGGCCATGACGCTCGGCATCAAAGACATGCGGATGACGCCGGACCATCTTGTCCGTGCTGGCACGACAGACATCCTCGAAACCGAAGTGCCCCGCCTCGCTGGCCAGCTGTGATTGCAGCACGACCTGGAACAGCAGATCACCGAGCTCGTCACGCAGCCCGGCCCAATCCTGACGATCGATGGCATCGACCACTTCATGGGCTTCTTCCAGGGTATAAGGCGCCAGACTGCCCAGCGTCTGGGCAAGATCCCAGGGGCAGCCGTGCCGTGGATCGCGCAATCGCCGCACGACCTGAAGCAGGGCATCGATATCAACGGGAGCCATCGGAGCGGTCATGGGTGTTTCCAGAAGCTGTTGGCGACCGAAGGCCGGATGCATCCGCCCCTCGGCCATGGTCGAGAGAGACGGGCAACGCGGGTGAGTCAGGCCTCGGCGCCGCGGATACGACGCAGGTTGCGCAGCCGGGCATCCCAGTCGACACCCCCATCGCCCACCGCGATGAATTCGGGATTGATCAGCGAGAGACCACGGTTGTAGCGCAGACGCTGCCCGGAAAGATCCAGCACCGCGCCACCGGCCTCTTCCAGTACGCATTGCGCGGCCGCCGTATCCCACTCCGAAGTGGCGCCCAGCCGCAGATAGATATCCGCCTGGCCATCCGCGATCAGGCAGAACTTCAGAGACGAGCCCATCGCCATGCTGGCATAACCGGCGCCGGCCACCTGCTCGAGTTCCGCCGGCTGCGCCCGCTCATAGGAGCGGCTGCCGGTCACTGTCGCAGGACGGGCCAAGGGGCGGCTGCGCAGAGGCATCCAGGAACCTTCCGGCCCCGACTGTGTCCAGGCGCCGAACCCACGCCCGGCCAGATACAAGGCTCCGGTCACCGGCGCCAGCACCACCCCCAGCAGCGGCTGGTGGTTCTCGATCAGGGCGATATTGACGGTGAACTCGCCATTGCGCTTGACGAACTCGCGCGTGCCGTCCAGCGGATCGACCAGCCAATAGCTGGACCAGTGCCGACGCTGCTCCCAGTCGGCATTGACTGCCTCTTCGGAGACTACCGGCAGGGCCGGCGCGATGGCCTGCAGGCCGGCCACGATCACGGTCTGGGCGGCCAGATCGGCCGCCGTCACCGGCGAATGATCGGCCTTTTCGTGAACCTCGAAAGGCCGGGCGTAGACCTCGAGTATCGCCGCCCCGGCCTGGCGGGCCAGCGCCGCCAGCAGCCGCAACCGGGGTTCGGCCGTCATCCAGTCGCTCATGATCGCTCCGGCCTGTAACGGCCTGCCAGATATTCGCGGGCAATAAACAGCGCGGCAATGCTGCGCCCTTCGGTGACATCGTCGCGGGCGATCAGCTCGTGCAGATCGGCCAGCTTCCAGGGCACCATTTCAAGCTCCTCCGGCTCATCACCCTCCAGCTGCTCGGGGTATAGGTCCTGAGCCAGCACCACATGGGCCTTGTAGGTCATATAGGCCGGCGACAGCGAGAGCTCATGCAGCACGGTCAGGCGGCGCG is part of the Frateuria aurantia DSM 6220 genome and encodes:
- a CDS encoding Hsp70 family protein; protein product: MHLGIDFGTSYSAAAAIREGQLHSIRFGEAQQFRTAAFFPENVPDPNDFVLTPALEAQLESLLRSGMRRQDGLRIVRRQWMEEQSRQGEAVSVGSLKHALFGDAAIEAYLLEGTGHLIESPKSMLGYRLDPRVRQTIVSIATHILEHIRLTASRQLDTAIRSAVIGRPVEFRSSMGADGGEQALGILREAATQAGFDSIRFVEEPAAAAMHYHQSLDTRQRALIVDIGGGTTDVAYAELGGDEPARILRSWGLARGGTDLDSGISLRRFMPLMGSEVQAIPAHHYVAAASVHNLPKQREFRQQDYRRVEAPYGPRLRALQELGATTRLNRRAEETKIGLSSETEHGVHLGFLEPGLDARVDTTEFAASAEDFLGRMRRLLEQVSQEWPAPPASIFLTGGSSRSPLLQQLVAGQFPGIPLVKGDPSLGVVSGLAAAPVIAD
- a CDS encoding SLC13 family permease; the encoded protein is MLTLQPCQDFLRRESLLVGFALLAAILQGTDPVSWAQLVAWSRPPTLVGLLGLMLAIQGIRDSGLIPALAHRLIRGIPSRRGLGMALVLSSALASMLLTNDVSLFLLIPLSLVLAGPTGLPVWRLVSLEALAVNAGSALSPVGNPQNLLLLQQSGLSLGRFSLGLLPSGLAMLTLVMVFSGCWLPGGRVPPMPADIAPQAVHRPMAGSSLLALAGMVLSLASGHPGWGCGLILLATLLLAPRLAIRIDWLLLASFLAIFVALGHAAALPPVHALLARLDLQQPLTLYLSGIVASQLISNVPAAVLLLSRHPDPTALAVAVNVGGFGFGIGSMANLIAWRIAGVKGGLGRFHKVSIPFLLVTAPIVYGLQQVWHPH
- a CDS encoding DUF4097 family beta strand repeat-containing protein is translated as MRTMLFATATLLGLALPVAFASSRSCAVNAPVALQQDLDGIRVVELRQLETDLDLTGHQGGSGLQLQGEACASDADGLARLKITPHREGSTLVLQVGKSGPHVSMSFFSRHYAYQTLQLSLPAGVALKVDTGSGDVRISHLGALQITSGSGDLAISDLGGPLDLSTGSGDASVRGIHGPVTAAAGSGNLQIRDVAALHISQLGSGDLTATAIHGAVDVRSAGSGSLVVSDAAGGFSLGQVGSGDVRLRGLGGAVQVGSIGSGDLDVQDVKGHVQVGSIGSGDVTADRITGDLVVRAVGSGEVRHHDIGGKVSVPPSR
- the mazG gene encoding nucleoside triphosphate pyrophosphohydrolase, which codes for MTAPMAPVDIDALLQVVRRLRDPRHGCPWDLAQTLGSLAPYTLEEAHEVVDAIDRQDWAGLRDELGDLLFQVVLQSQLASEAGHFGFEDVCRASTDKMVRRHPHVFDAERHGRTLPDWEALKAQEPGRSHADRSALAGVSHGMPGWMRAQKLQKKAARVGFDWQSPQQAMAKLEEEVAEVRAELDEGSSSARLEDELGDVLFAVISLARHGGIDLARAMRGANRKFEARFRQMEASADRPEGLAGLEREQLQALWLQAKQSVPQASSAGVVPTDD
- the cysQ gene encoding 3'(2'),5'-bisphosphate nucleotidase CysQ gives rise to the protein MSDWMTAEPRLRLLAALARQAGAAILEVYARPFEVHEKADHSPVTAADLAAQTVIVAGLQAIAPALPVVSEEAVNADWEQRRHWSSYWLVDPLDGTREFVKRNGEFTVNIALIENHQPLLGVVLAPVTGALYLAGRGFGAWTQSGPEGSWMPLRSRPLARPATVTGSRSYERAQPAELEQVAGAGYASMAMGSSLKFCLIADGQADIYLRLGATSEWDTAAAQCVLEEAGGAVLDLSGQRLRYNRGLSLINPEFIAVGDGGVDWDARLRNLRRIRGAEA